One window of Acidobacteriaceae bacterium genomic DNA carries:
- the thiC gene encoding phosphomethylpyrimidine synthase ThiC: MSTNGNGHANGNGYAVPKPRAEWIVKRREEAARTGDTNMSQMHFARKGLITEEMAFVAHREKVAPEFIRDEIARGTMIIPANINHPELEPMCIGVNSLCKINANIGNSALVSNVDEELRKLHTAVHFGADTVMDLSTGGDIPMIREQILRHSPVPIGTVPLYEALSRVKRVEDLNIDMYLEVIEEQAQQGVDYFTIHAGVLIQYVPMVAKRITGIVSRGGAIMAQWMTAHHKQNFLYENFDRITKVLAKYDVSYSLGDGLRPGCVADASDEAQFAELKTLGELTRQAWKDDVQVMIEGPGHVPMDKIKEQVDKEVELCDGAPFYVLGPLVTDIAPGYDHITSAIGAAMIGWHGAAMLCYVTPKEHLGLPNEKDVKDGIIAYKIAAHAADIARHRPGARDRDDAISHARYTFDWEKQFALSLDPETARGMHDETLPDDYYKEAAFCSMCGPKFCSMNWSSKVDKFNEEVHGLKKPDLTQIVTEQMALRS; this comes from the coding sequence ATGAGCACAAACGGAAATGGTCACGCGAACGGCAATGGCTACGCTGTCCCCAAGCCACGCGCCGAGTGGATCGTAAAGCGCCGCGAAGAAGCCGCGCGCACCGGCGACACCAACATGAGCCAGATGCACTTCGCGCGCAAGGGCCTCATCACCGAGGAGATGGCCTTCGTGGCGCACCGCGAGAAGGTTGCGCCGGAGTTCATCCGTGACGAGATCGCACGCGGCACGATGATCATTCCTGCGAACATCAATCACCCCGAGCTCGAGCCGATGTGCATCGGCGTCAATTCGCTGTGCAAGATCAACGCCAACATCGGCAACTCCGCGCTCGTCTCGAATGTCGACGAGGAGCTCCGCAAGCTGCACACAGCAGTTCACTTCGGCGCCGACACCGTCATGGACCTCTCGACCGGCGGCGACATTCCGATGATCCGAGAGCAGATTCTTCGCCACTCGCCCGTGCCCATCGGCACAGTTCCTCTGTATGAGGCCCTGAGCCGCGTGAAGCGCGTCGAAGACCTCAACATCGACATGTATCTCGAGGTCATCGAAGAGCAGGCCCAGCAGGGCGTCGACTACTTCACCATCCACGCTGGCGTGCTCATCCAGTACGTCCCAATGGTCGCCAAGCGCATCACCGGCATCGTCAGCCGCGGGGGCGCCATCATGGCGCAATGGATGACCGCACACCACAAGCAGAACTTCCTGTACGAGAACTTCGACAGGATTACCAAGGTCCTCGCCAAGTACGACGTCAGCTACTCGCTCGGCGACGGCCTCCGCCCCGGCTGCGTTGCCGACGCCTCCGACGAGGCCCAGTTTGCCGAACTGAAGACGCTCGGCGAGCTCACCCGCCAGGCCTGGAAGGACGACGTGCAGGTCATGATCGAAGGCCCCGGCCACGTGCCGATGGACAAGATCAAGGAGCAGGTGGACAAGGAGGTCGAGCTCTGCGATGGCGCTCCGTTCTACGTGCTCGGCCCGCTCGTCACCGACATCGCGCCCGGCTACGACCACATCACCAGCGCTATCGGTGCGGCGATGATCGGCTGGCACGGTGCAGCCATGCTCTGCTATGTCACGCCGAAGGAGCACCTCGGCCTGCCGAATGAGAAGGATGTGAAGGACGGCATCATCGCCTACAAGATCGCGGCGCACGCAGCGGACATCGCGCGGCATCGCCCCGGCGCGCGAGACCGCGACGATGCGATCTCGCATGCACGGTACACCTTTGATTGGGAGAAGCAGTTCGCGCTGTCGCTGGACCCCGAGACCGCGCGCGGCATGCATGACGAGACGCTGCCGGACGACTACTACAAAGAGGCTGCGTTCTGCTCGATGTGCGGACCGAAGTTCTGCTCAATGAACTGGTCCAGCAAAGTGGACAAGTTTAATGAAGAGGTCCACGGCCTCAAGAAGCCGGACCTCACCCAGATCGTTACCGAGCAGATGGCATTGCGGAGCTGA
- a CDS encoding M28 family metallopeptidase, producing MTHLRSTCLAGLCLACLSLPTFAQSASTPNVFGYADFSQQAKWDSAFMAVPDAKLAGEHLKILTAEPHWASSPADKKTADYVAEKFKAAGLETTIQEYRVWLNKPRKIEITAFDASGKQLMSGPTPEHVDPKAYGGDPFQDNPDILPAFNGSSPSGDVTADVVYANYGTLADFDRLKELGVDVKGKIVLVRYGQNFRGVKVYIAQQRGAAGVLIYSDPEDDGYDRGDKYPRGAFRPDSGVQRGSVQFLPIYAGDPTTPGIAATPDLPESKRTMDPAKMNQPSIPANPLSYKDAAPILEALDGPATPREWQGGLPFTYHLGGTGAVKVHMHLEQDYALRTIWDVIGTVDGTDPSEKDDWVVAGNHRDAWVYGAVDPNSGTAAMLETVHGIGELLKQGWKPKRRIVVCSWDAEEEGLIGSTEWAEDHAEHLAHAVAYFNTDVGVSGPNFNASAVPSLKEFVRDVTRQVQSPKGGTVYEQWLKSQSENPRRRGTAANPFNAPSNSTVNTEGVRVGDLGSGSDYTPFIQHLGVPSTDIGSDGPYGVYHSVFDNYNWFIKNADPTFVYEQQQARVFGLEILHMADADVLPYDYKTYGSEVVGYLKDAQKRAIDEHLQVDFAPANAAAARFAAAGARVMTVQSTPGSLDAAAKARLDEALRNAEEALLNEAGLPHRPWYRHTIYAPGEYTGYAAVVIPGVNEGIDAKDTARTSAQLAALTEALNRSAAALESTRWITSERVHGYQ from the coding sequence GTGACACACCTTCGCTCTACTTGCTTAGCCGGCCTTTGCCTGGCCTGCCTTTCTCTGCCGACCTTCGCCCAGAGCGCCTCCACGCCGAACGTGTTCGGCTACGCCGACTTTTCGCAGCAAGCCAAATGGGACTCGGCGTTCATGGCCGTGCCGGATGCAAAGCTCGCGGGTGAGCACCTGAAGATTTTGACGGCCGAGCCGCACTGGGCCAGTTCGCCGGCGGACAAGAAGACGGCGGATTATGTTGCGGAGAAGTTCAAGGCGGCGGGGCTCGAGACAACCATCCAGGAGTACCGCGTCTGGCTGAACAAGCCGAGGAAGATTGAGATCACGGCGTTCGACGCCAGCGGAAAGCAGTTGATGAGCGGGCCGACACCGGAGCATGTCGACCCGAAGGCTTACGGGGGGGATCCGTTCCAGGACAATCCGGACATTCTGCCGGCGTTCAATGGGTCGTCACCGTCGGGCGACGTCACGGCGGATGTGGTTTACGCGAACTATGGAACGCTGGCGGACTTCGACCGGCTGAAGGAGCTGGGCGTCGATGTAAAGGGCAAGATCGTGCTTGTGCGCTACGGGCAGAACTTCCGCGGCGTAAAGGTGTACATCGCGCAGCAGCGGGGCGCGGCCGGTGTGCTGATCTACTCGGACCCGGAAGACGACGGCTACGATCGCGGGGACAAGTATCCGCGCGGGGCGTTCCGGCCGGACTCCGGCGTGCAGCGTGGGTCGGTGCAGTTTCTGCCAATCTACGCGGGTGATCCGACCACGCCAGGCATTGCCGCAACGCCGGATCTGCCGGAGTCGAAGCGCACCATGGATCCGGCGAAGATGAACCAGCCGTCGATTCCCGCCAACCCCCTTAGCTATAAAGACGCGGCGCCGATCCTGGAGGCGCTGGATGGGCCTGCGACTCCGCGCGAGTGGCAGGGCGGCCTGCCGTTCACCTACCACCTGGGCGGAACGGGCGCAGTGAAGGTGCACATGCATCTGGAGCAGGATTATGCGCTGCGGACGATCTGGGACGTGATCGGTACCGTCGACGGCACAGATCCGAGCGAGAAAGACGACTGGGTGGTTGCGGGCAATCATCGCGACGCCTGGGTGTATGGCGCGGTCGATCCGAACAGCGGAACGGCGGCGATGCTGGAGACGGTGCACGGGATCGGCGAACTGCTGAAGCAGGGATGGAAGCCGAAACGGCGCATTGTGGTGTGCTCGTGGGACGCGGAAGAGGAAGGACTGATCGGCTCGACCGAGTGGGCGGAGGATCATGCGGAGCACCTGGCGCATGCGGTGGCGTACTTCAACACGGATGTCGGGGTGTCGGGGCCGAACTTCAATGCGTCCGCGGTGCCGTCGCTGAAAGAGTTTGTGCGCGATGTGACGCGGCAGGTGCAGAGCCCCAAGGGCGGCACGGTGTATGAGCAGTGGCTGAAGTCTCAGTCGGAGAATCCGCGGCGGAGGGGAACGGCTGCGAATCCGTTCAATGCGCCGTCGAACTCGACCGTGAATACTGAGGGCGTGCGCGTGGGTGACCTCGGCTCGGGCTCGGACTACACACCGTTCATCCAGCACCTCGGCGTGCCGTCGACGGACATCGGATCGGATGGGCCGTACGGCGTGTATCACTCGGTCTTCGACAACTACAACTGGTTCATCAAGAACGCCGACCCCACCTTCGTGTACGAGCAGCAGCAGGCCCGCGTGTTCGGGTTGGAGATCCTGCACATGGCCGACGCCGACGTGCTGCCGTACGACTACAAGACCTACGGCAGCGAGGTCGTCGGCTACTTGAAGGATGCGCAGAAGCGCGCGATTGACGAGCACCTGCAGGTGGACTTTGCACCGGCGAACGCAGCGGCGGCGCGGTTTGCAGCAGCCGGCGCGCGCGTCATGACTGTGCAATCTACCCCAGGATCGCTGGATGCCGCAGCGAAGGCGCGGCTGGATGAGGCTCTGCGAAATGCGGAGGAAGCGCTGCTGAACGAGGCGGGGCTTCCGCACCGGCCGTGGTACCGGCACACCATCTACGCACCCGGCGAATACACCGGATACGCTGCGGTGGTCATTCCGGGAGTGAATGAAGGAATCGACGCAAAGGATACGGCGAGAACATCTGCTCAGCTTGCAGCACTTACCGAGGCGCTGAATCGGTCGGCGGCTGCCTTGGAAAGCACGCGGTGGATTACCTCCGAGCGCGTGCATGGTTACCAGTGA
- the mscL gene encoding large conductance mechanosensitive channel protein MscL gives MKGFRDFILRGNVMDLAVAVIIGAAFTAIVTALTENIIKPLLGAIIGKPDFGYLVAYVNGGKIMYGNFITAVIDFLILAAVVYFLLVLPTQYLLKKFNPEKAEPPTMKPCPQCQSDIPIAATRCKYCTQPV, from the coding sequence ATGAAGGGTTTTCGCGACTTCATACTGCGCGGCAATGTTATGGACCTGGCGGTGGCCGTCATCATCGGCGCCGCTTTCACTGCTATCGTCACCGCCCTCACGGAGAACATCATCAAGCCGTTACTGGGTGCGATCATCGGCAAACCGGACTTCGGCTATCTGGTCGCCTACGTGAACGGCGGCAAGATCATGTACGGCAACTTCATCACGGCTGTTATTGATTTTCTGATTCTCGCGGCAGTCGTTTATTTCCTGCTTGTTCTTCCCACGCAGTATCTGCTCAAGAAGTTCAACCCGGAGAAGGCCGAACCACCGACCATGAAGCCATGCCCGCAGTGCCAGAGCGATATTCCTATTGCCGCCACACGCTGCAAGTACTGCACACAACCCGTTTAG
- a CDS encoding molybdenum cofactor biosynthesis protein MoaE, with amino-acid sequence MRVRLLSFGPLKTALPPDGAWFELTGERNVTDLVRALVAQGTFSDVAMRSAAVAVNQEYAAPDQILSDGDEVAILPPVSGGADDLVQIVREPIDTERIVNAVKSGGDGAVCVFDGIVRDNTRGRATLHLDYEAYEEMALRQMRMLREEAIARFGVREAAIVHRLGRLSVGETSVLIAVASAHRGAAFDACRHLIDTLKKTVPIWKREQFVDGAVWADGEPFPEDLTRSGVAR; translated from the coding sequence ATGCGCGTCCGGCTCCTATCCTTCGGCCCCCTGAAAACCGCTCTCCCGCCGGATGGCGCCTGGTTTGAGTTGACCGGAGAGCGGAACGTCACGGACCTCGTCCGCGCACTTGTCGCGCAGGGGACTTTCAGCGACGTCGCCATGCGCTCCGCCGCCGTCGCCGTCAATCAGGAGTACGCCGCGCCCGACCAGATTCTCAGCGATGGCGATGAGGTTGCTATCCTTCCGCCTGTAAGCGGCGGCGCCGACGATCTCGTCCAAATCGTCAGGGAGCCCATCGATACGGAGCGGATCGTGAACGCGGTGAAGAGCGGCGGCGACGGCGCGGTGTGCGTCTTCGACGGCATCGTGCGTGACAACACGCGCGGCCGCGCGACCCTGCACCTCGACTACGAGGCCTATGAGGAAATGGCGCTGCGCCAGATGCGGATGCTTCGCGAAGAAGCGATCGCGCGATTCGGCGTGCGCGAGGCCGCCATCGTGCATCGCCTCGGTAGGTTGTCCGTCGGCGAAACCAGCGTCCTGATTGCCGTCGCTTCCGCCCATCGCGGCGCCGCGTTCGACGCCTGCCGGCATCTCATCGACACCCTGAAGAAGACCGTGCCGATCTGGAAGCGCGAGCAGTTTGTGGACGGTGCGGTGTGGGCCGACGGCGAGCCATTCCCGGAAGATCTCACTCGGTCCGGAGTCGCTCGATGA
- a CDS encoding VWA domain-containing protein: MGTPAAHAVQPQQQPPAPIERKDGQTPTIHVESRLVNVALNVVDETGAPVGGLTRDDFEILEDGKPQKIAIFDKESTTPLEIVLAIDTSGSVIIDERLEIQAAKSFVRSILRPQDALDVMEFSENVTELVPFTDDVRRIESGLGHIGLGDATALYDAIYLASQRLSETPTKEGQRRVIVLITDGENTTRHGGYDSALEQAERAGAMVYSLIIVPIEADAGRNTGGEHVLIQMAHDTGGKYYYVEDKRDLAPAFAHVSDDLRTQYTLGYYAPQKGGDFSGLRHIEIRMKDPTLREKYKLRYRTAYYGNR; this comes from the coding sequence ATGGGAACTCCAGCCGCCCATGCCGTGCAGCCCCAGCAACAGCCGCCCGCGCCCATAGAACGCAAGGATGGCCAGACGCCGACGATTCACGTCGAGAGCCGCCTGGTCAACGTGGCGCTGAACGTGGTCGATGAGACCGGAGCTCCCGTCGGCGGCCTGACGCGGGACGACTTCGAGATCCTCGAGGACGGTAAGCCGCAGAAGATTGCGATCTTCGATAAGGAGTCCACAACGCCGCTCGAGATTGTGCTGGCGATTGACACCAGCGGCAGTGTGATCATCGACGAGCGGCTGGAGATTCAGGCCGCGAAGAGCTTTGTGCGTTCGATCCTCCGCCCGCAGGACGCATTGGACGTGATGGAGTTCTCCGAAAACGTGACGGAGCTCGTCCCCTTCACAGACGACGTGCGCCGTATTGAGAGCGGTCTGGGGCACATCGGGCTGGGCGATGCCACGGCGCTCTATGACGCGATTTATCTGGCCAGCCAGCGGCTGAGCGAGACGCCTACCAAGGAGGGCCAGCGCCGCGTTATCGTTCTGATTACCGACGGCGAAAACACGACGCGTCATGGCGGCTATGACTCTGCACTCGAGCAGGCGGAACGCGCCGGCGCGATGGTCTACTCGCTGATCATCGTTCCGATTGAGGCAGACGCGGGCCGCAATACCGGCGGCGAGCATGTGCTGATCCAGATGGCGCACGACACCGGCGGCAAGTATTACTACGTCGAGGACAAGCGCGATCTTGCGCCGGCCTTTGCGCACGTGTCGGACGATCTGCGCACGCAGTACACGCTGGGCTACTATGCTCCGCAAAAGGGCGGCGATTTCTCGGGGCTGCGGCACATTGAGATTCGGATGAAAGATCCCACACTCCGCGAAAAATACAAGCTGCGCTACCGAACCGCGTATTACGGCAATCGTTAG
- a CDS encoding glycosyl hydrolase family 28 protein: MSLDKARVALTRRDLLARLAASTSLLACAPLHALTQLSTQGRGELGLWNPLAFGARGNGVTNDTAALQRTLDACAHAGGGTVVLPSHHTFLSGTLSLGSNVELHLAGGSTLLASPNRDHFRTFGSLLFADDVRNVRISGTGTIDGNFAAFFPPKGPDGYAIPAPFLGPYDPLYPPAAHNPKDGRPRMILLVNCRNTQLADFTIRDSPTWTIHPIGCDGLHISGISILNSLEIPNCDGIDIDHCRNVRIEGCNIIAGDDCLVLKASRNFGHYGPCEGITITNCTLESSSAGIKIGNEGPYPLRSATVSNCTIMRTNRGISLTNRDGELVEDLLFTDMTIDTRMRTMMWWGSGEPVFVSAGPRTSGAAVGQFRGIQFANLDCHSESGIYLRGTRDVPLRDISFRGVDLLIEKNSAIPGGFYDVRPDDTPGASGLDKRSTAGFFAADVNGPTLSDVHVRWGMSAPDYYGAAVEMHQCSGVEMSGVTGAAAHAGQAATVFEDVHMAAELRPAATE, encoded by the coding sequence ATGTCTCTGGACAAGGCCCGCGTTGCACTCACTCGGCGCGATCTGCTCGCGCGTCTCGCAGCTTCAACCTCATTGCTCGCATGCGCTCCGCTGCACGCTCTTACCCAACTCAGCACGCAAGGCCGAGGCGAGTTGGGTCTCTGGAACCCGCTTGCGTTTGGCGCACGCGGCAATGGCGTGACCAACGATACCGCTGCGCTGCAACGTACCCTCGACGCATGCGCGCATGCGGGTGGCGGCACCGTAGTGCTCCCGTCGCACCACACTTTCCTCAGTGGAACGCTTTCGCTCGGCAGCAATGTGGAGCTGCACCTGGCGGGTGGCTCAACGCTGCTCGCCAGCCCCAACCGCGACCACTTTCGCACGTTCGGCTCGCTGCTGTTCGCCGATGACGTGCGCAATGTTCGGATCAGCGGCACGGGAACGATTGACGGAAACTTCGCCGCGTTCTTTCCGCCCAAAGGACCGGATGGGTATGCGATTCCCGCGCCGTTCCTCGGCCCGTACGATCCGCTGTATCCGCCTGCCGCGCACAACCCTAAGGACGGAAGGCCGCGTATGATCCTGCTGGTCAACTGCCGCAATACGCAGCTCGCGGATTTCACCATTCGCGACAGCCCCACCTGGACCATTCACCCGATCGGCTGCGACGGCCTGCACATCAGCGGTATCTCGATCTTGAATAGCCTGGAGATTCCCAACTGCGACGGCATCGACATTGACCATTGCCGCAATGTGCGGATTGAAGGATGCAACATCATCGCGGGTGATGACTGTTTGGTGCTGAAGGCCTCGCGCAACTTCGGCCACTATGGTCCGTGTGAAGGCATCACGATTACGAATTGCACGCTGGAGTCGTCCTCGGCGGGCATCAAGATCGGGAATGAAGGACCATATCCGCTGCGTTCGGCGACGGTTTCGAACTGCACGATCATGCGCACCAATCGCGGTATTTCGTTGACGAACCGTGACGGCGAGCTGGTGGAAGACCTGCTGTTCACGGATATGACGATCGACACGCGCATGCGCACGATGATGTGGTGGGGATCCGGCGAACCTGTCTTCGTCTCTGCCGGCCCGCGCACATCCGGAGCTGCCGTCGGCCAGTTCCGCGGAATTCAGTTTGCGAATCTCGACTGCCACAGCGAGAGCGGCATCTATCTTCGCGGGACGCGCGATGTGCCGCTGCGCGACATCAGCTTCCGCGGTGTCGATCTGCTGATCGAGAAGAATTCGGCAATTCCAGGCGGTTTTTACGATGTTCGCCCGGACGACACACCCGGAGCCTCCGGCCTCGACAAGCGTTCAACAGCCGGATTCTTTGCGGCCGACGTGAACGGCCCGACGCTGAGCGACGTCCATGTTCGCTGGGGGATGAGTGCGCCCGATTATTACGGGGCCGCGGTGGAGATGCATCAGTGTAGCGGCGTTGAAATGTCAGGCGTGACGGGTGCGGCGGCGCATGCCGGGCAGGCGGCCACGGTGTTCGAGGACGTGCACATGGCGGCGGAGTTGAGGCCGGCGGCAACTGAATAA
- a CDS encoding RNA chaperone Hfq: MKRRKGPPSNETGQEALYLKSLSDRQVNVAIKLRDGEIVSGWIEYFDDMMLRLTRDGRPNLFIYKSQIRTITENAAGSRRPTREGAEER, translated from the coding sequence ATGAAGCGACGCAAGGGACCGCCGTCAAATGAGACGGGACAGGAGGCGCTCTATCTGAAGTCTCTGAGCGACCGGCAGGTGAATGTGGCGATCAAGCTGCGCGATGGCGAGATCGTGAGTGGGTGGATCGAGTATTTCGACGACATGATGCTGCGGCTGACACGCGACGGACGGCCGAATCTATTTATCTACAAATCGCAGATCCGGACGATCACCGAGAATGCGGCTGGCTCGCGTCGACCCACGCGTGAAGGCGCGGAAGAGCGATAG
- a CDS encoding inositol monophosphatase family protein: MAEFVAKAEEIAREAGALLRDYFHRGVHTEYKGEVDVVTEADRASEKLITERLRAAFPEHGIYGEEGTRQGLDGEYRWYVDPLDGTTNFAHGFPVFCVVLGCEHRPKGLAASEDGEMIAGVIYDPLRDEMFMAERGHGAKLNGKPIHVSRTAKLQESLIATGFPSQKRHRNPNVHFYQQFTLRSHGVRRAGSAAIDMAYVAAGRLEAFWEFNLNPWDTSAGYLIVEEAGGKVTHFDGSKFTLDSREVFASNGLIHAEMQALFVDLFAGRNLDPIPTPAEYAARRAAGEAG, translated from the coding sequence GTGGCAGAGTTTGTAGCGAAAGCTGAGGAGATTGCGCGCGAAGCAGGAGCGCTGTTGCGCGACTACTTCCATCGCGGTGTGCACACGGAGTACAAGGGCGAGGTCGACGTCGTGACCGAGGCCGACCGTGCGAGTGAGAAGCTGATCACGGAGCGGTTGCGCGCGGCCTTCCCGGAGCACGGGATCTACGGCGAAGAGGGAACTCGGCAGGGCCTGGACGGCGAGTATCGCTGGTACGTCGATCCTCTTGATGGAACGACGAACTTCGCGCACGGGTTCCCGGTCTTCTGCGTGGTGCTGGGTTGCGAGCACCGGCCTAAAGGTCTGGCGGCAAGCGAAGACGGCGAGATGATCGCGGGCGTGATCTACGATCCGCTGCGCGATGAGATGTTCATGGCCGAGCGCGGTCACGGAGCAAAGCTGAACGGCAAGCCGATCCATGTTTCGCGCACGGCGAAGCTGCAGGAATCGCTCATCGCAACCGGCTTTCCGAGCCAGAAGCGCCATCGCAATCCGAACGTGCATTTTTATCAACAGTTCACGCTGCGCTCGCATGGGGTGCGGCGGGCGGGGTCGGCTGCTATTGACATGGCATACGTGGCTGCGGGCCGCTTGGAAGCCTTCTGGGAGTTCAACCTCAACCCATGGGACACGAGCGCAGGCTACCTGATCGTCGAGGAAGCCGGCGGCAAGGTCACGCACTTCGATGGATCGAAGTTCACGCTGGACTCACGTGAGGTCTTTGCCTCGAACGGGCTGATCCACGCGGAGATGCAGGCGCTGTTCGTAGACCTGTTTGCGGGCAGGAACCTCGATCCGATCCCCACACCGGCAGAGTATGCGGCTCGGAGAGCGGCCGGCGAGGCTGGGTAG
- a CDS encoding 4Fe-4S binding protein gives MAYVIAEPCIGTKDRACVDACPVDCIHPKADEPKSEEVDQLFIDPVECIDCGACVPVCPVSAIYAGDDLPEKWESFKEKNAAHYGR, from the coding sequence ATGGCGTACGTAATTGCGGAACCGTGCATTGGAACCAAGGACCGGGCGTGTGTGGATGCCTGCCCGGTGGACTGCATTCATCCGAAGGCCGACGAGCCGAAATCCGAAGAGGTTGATCAGCTCTTCATCGATCCGGTCGAGTGTATCGACTGCGGAGCATGCGTTCCGGTATGCCCGGTGTCGGCGATCTACGCGGGCGACGACCTGCCGGAAAAATGGGAGAGCTTCAAGGAAAAGAACGCGGCTCACTACGGCCGGTAA
- the recO gene encoding DNA repair protein RecO, with protein MAEGRLIPHHDEAIVLRTWPFHEADLLVSLFTRERGKVKGVARHAMRSRRRFGGALEPGTQVMAHYTERPKEELVRMDSFEIVWSPLTAPVDALRAAGLQLVVEVIEEAMPELAAEDNVFRLAVAVLRGMGYSNPTHDDGKAVVMNGAPGESGGQGVWVGATYFCVWMARLMGWWPELGHCVVCGVDLRGQEVWWSPVADGVTCADDRRPQSRKLGVAAVEESYRMAKASLEQFAIEVGQGRELYLELGVFAVAVLERNLQRRLRSAAALG; from the coding sequence GTGGCCGAGGGAAGGCTGATTCCGCATCATGACGAGGCGATTGTGCTGCGGACCTGGCCGTTCCATGAGGCCGACCTGCTGGTGAGTCTGTTTACGCGCGAGCGCGGCAAGGTGAAGGGTGTGGCGCGGCATGCGATGCGGTCGCGGCGGAGGTTTGGCGGGGCGCTGGAGCCTGGCACGCAGGTGATGGCGCATTACACGGAGCGGCCGAAAGAGGAGCTGGTCCGGATGGACAGCTTCGAGATTGTCTGGTCGCCGCTGACGGCGCCGGTGGATGCGCTGCGGGCGGCGGGGCTGCAGCTGGTGGTGGAGGTGATCGAGGAGGCGATGCCGGAGCTGGCCGCGGAGGATAACGTGTTTCGGCTGGCGGTGGCGGTGTTGCGAGGGATGGGGTATTCGAACCCCACCCATGACGACGGAAAAGCTGTCGTCATGAATGGGGCACCCGGAGAATCTGGAGGTCAAGGTGTCTGGGTTGGGGCGACGTACTTTTGCGTGTGGATGGCCAGGTTGATGGGGTGGTGGCCGGAGCTGGGGCACTGCGTCGTGTGTGGTGTGGACCTGCGCGGGCAGGAGGTGTGGTGGTCTCCGGTGGCGGATGGGGTGACGTGTGCGGATGATCGGCGACCGCAGAGCAGAAAGCTAGGTGTGGCCGCGGTTGAGGAAAGTTACAGGATGGCGAAGGCGTCGCTGGAGCAGTTTGCTATTGAGGTGGGGCAGGGACGGGAGCTGTATCTGGAGTTGGGTGTGTTTGCGGTGGCGGTGCTGGAGAGGAATCTGCAGCGGCGGTTGAGGAGTGCGGCGGCGCTGGGGTGA